TCGTATTAGGATGTGAAACTGATTTTGTTGGAAAGAATGAAGATTTTGTTGCTTTAGCTAAAGAATTGGCTGCACACGCATTAAACTTCAGTACAAAAGAAGAGTTTTTAGCTTCTGATTTTGGAGGAGTTTCTGTAGCTGAAAAATTAGTTGAGCAAACAGGAGTTGTTGGTGAAAAATTAGAAATTAACGATTTTGCAAGAGTTGAGGCTCCTTACGTTGGTTCTTATATTCACGTTGGAAACAAAATTGCTTCTTTAGTTGGTTTATCTCAAGCTATCGAAGGTGCAGATGCTTTGTCTAGAGACGTAGCTATGCAAGTTGCTTCTATGGGAGCTACAACTTTGTCTTACAAAGATTTTGATCCTGCATATGTAGCTGCTGAAACTGAAGCTAGAATTGCTGCTATTGAAAAAGACAATATTGAATTAGGAAGATTAGGAAAAACGTTAAAGAACGTTCCTCAATTTATTTCTAAATCTCAATTAACTGACGAAGTTATGGCTAAAGCTGAAGAAGCTGCTAAAGCTGAGTTAACTGCAGAAGGAAAACCAGAAAAAATCTGGGATAGAATCTTACCAGGTAAAATGGAAAGATTTGTTTCTGATAACACAACTTTAGATCAAGAGCAATGTCTATTAGATCAAAACTTCATTAAAGATGAAAAGAAAACTGTTGCTGAATATGTAGCTGCTTCTAATGTAGAAGTTGTTGCTTTCTCAAGAGTTACTTTAGGATAATTTATTTCCTTCATATAAAATTTAAAACCTCTCATTTTTATGAGAGGTTTTTTTATGCAATTAAATCAATAAACCAACACATCAATCTGTAAATATTCATCTAAAATTTTATATTTGCACTACCTAAATAACAATCATGCAATACAAAAGAATACTATTAAAATTAAGTGGTGAAGCTTTAATGGGAGACAATCAATATGGTATTGACCCTAAAAGATTAGCAGAATATGCTCAAGAAATTAAAGCTGCAGTTGAAACAGGATTAGAAATTGCAATTGTGATAGGTGGAGGAAATATCTTTAGAGGTGTTTCTGGTGCTGCTCAAGGTATGGATCGTGTACAAGGAGATTATATGGGAATGTTAGCTACTTGTATTAACGGAATGGCTCTACAAAGTGCTATTGAAGCTACAGGAGTAAAAACTAGATTACTTACTGCAATTAAAATGGAAGAAATAGCAGAACCTTTTATTAAAAGAAGAGCTGTTAGACATTTAGAAAAAGGAAGAGTAGTTATTTTTGGAGCAGGTACAGGAAACCCATACTTTACAACTGATACCGCTTCTGTATTAAGAGCAATTGAAATACAAGCAGATGTTATTTTAAAAGGAACTCGTGTAGATGGTATTTATACTGCAGACCCAGAAAAAGATAGTACTGCTACAAAATTTGATACTATTTCTTATAGAGATGTATTAGATAAAGGTTTAAAAGTAATGGACTCTACAGCATTTACTTTAAGTGAAGAAAATAGTCTTCCTATCTTAGTTTTTGATATGAATACTAAAGGAAATCTTCAGAAATTAATTACAGGAGAAAAAATTGGTACAATAGTTACAGATAAATAATATATAAGATGAACGAAGAAGTTACATTTATTATTGACAGTGCTAAAGAGGGAATGGAAGCTGCCATTGCTCACTTAGTAAAAGAATTCGGAAATATTAGAGCAGGTAAAGCTGCCCCTGCCATGTTAGGTAGTGTAATGGTAAATTACTATGGTTCTCAAACACCATTAAGCCAAGTTGCAAACGTAAGTACTCCAGACGCACAAACTATTACTGTTCAGCCATGGGAAAAGAACATGATTCCTGAAATTGAAAAAGGAATTATTGTTGCTAACTTAGGATTTAATCCTATGAATAATGGAGAACACATTATTATTAGTGTACCTGCATTAACAGAAGAAAGACGTAAAGAATTATCTAAGCAAGCTAAAGCTGAAGCTGAGCATGCTAAAATTAGTGTTCGTAACATTCGTAGAGATGCTAATAATGATATAAAAAAATTAGAAGTTTCTGATGACGAAAAAAAAGTTGCAGAAGATCAAATTCAAACTTTAACAGATGCTTATATCAAAAAAATTGATGAAGTATATGCTGTTAAAGACGCCGAAATCATGAAAGTATAAGTATACTTTCTCGCCTAAAAACATAGAGCCATCTAATAAAGTACACTGTTACCTAATTAGATGGTTTTTTTATATAATTTTACAACCCTCATATAATTCTTTACTTTTATGAAATTTTGGAATACTGTTGCAAGAACCATTCTTACCCATAGAGTAGCTACAATTATCATAATAGCCGTTATTACAGGGCTATTGGCATTACAATTTAAGAATGTACAGTTTTCTTATACAGAGGCAAATCTACTTCCTGAGGACAATCCTGTAAATATAGAATATGATAAATTCTTAAACATTTTTGGAGAAGAAGGAAACATTATTGTATTAGCCGTTAAAGACAGTACTCTTTTTACTGATGTAAATAAATTTAATAATTGGATTGCATTAGCAGATAAAATATCATCATATAAAAAAGAAATAGAAGGCGTAATTTCTTTTAGCAATATTAAAGAATTAAAGAAAAATGTAGACGAACAAAAGTTTGAACTCACTTCTATTCTTACAAAGAAAAAATACAATCAACAAGAAATAGATAGCATCAGCAATCATATTTTTAACGATTTACCTTTTTATGATCACATCTTGTTTAATAAAGAAACAGGAACC
Above is a genomic segment from Wenyingzhuangia fucanilytica containing:
- the tsf gene encoding translation elongation factor Ts; translated protein: MADIKAADVMKLRKSSGAGMMDCKKALIEAEGDFDKAVDVLRKRGQKMAAKRADRESSEGAAISVVNADKTAGVSIVLGCETDFVGKNEDFVALAKELAAHALNFSTKEEFLASDFGGVSVAEKLVEQTGVVGEKLEINDFARVEAPYVGSYIHVGNKIASLVGLSQAIEGADALSRDVAMQVASMGATTLSYKDFDPAYVAAETEARIAAIEKDNIELGRLGKTLKNVPQFISKSQLTDEVMAKAEEAAKAELTAEGKPEKIWDRILPGKMERFVSDNTTLDQEQCLLDQNFIKDEKKTVAEYVAASNVEVVAFSRVTLG
- the pyrH gene encoding UMP kinase — its product is MQYKRILLKLSGEALMGDNQYGIDPKRLAEYAQEIKAAVETGLEIAIVIGGGNIFRGVSGAAQGMDRVQGDYMGMLATCINGMALQSAIEATGVKTRLLTAIKMEEIAEPFIKRRAVRHLEKGRVVIFGAGTGNPYFTTDTASVLRAIEIQADVILKGTRVDGIYTADPEKDSTATKFDTISYRDVLDKGLKVMDSTAFTLSEENSLPILVFDMNTKGNLQKLITGEKIGTIVTDK
- the frr gene encoding ribosome recycling factor — protein: MNEEVTFIIDSAKEGMEAAIAHLVKEFGNIRAGKAAPAMLGSVMVNYYGSQTPLSQVANVSTPDAQTITVQPWEKNMIPEIEKGIIVANLGFNPMNNGEHIIISVPALTEERRKELSKQAKAEAEHAKISVRNIRRDANNDIKKLEVSDDEKKVAEDQIQTLTDAYIKKIDEVYAVKDAEIMKV